Proteins encoded by one window of Camelus bactrianus isolate YW-2024 breed Bactrian camel chromosome 9, ASM4877302v1, whole genome shotgun sequence:
- the CDH16 gene encoding cadherin-16 isoform X1: MVCVHSSTLSAGNTKAHPDHGPCLAVAALPLRPPGPSTHGRKVQLGDMVRTLSQVFPEAQPAELCVEVPENYGGNFPLYLTKLPLPCEEAEGQLVLSGNSSTAAEGPFAVDPESGFLLLTRALDREEQAEYQLQVTLEAEDGRVLWGPQSVLVRVKDENDQVPHFSQAIYKVRLSQGTRPGIPFFFLEASDGDEPGTANSDLRFHILNQSPAEPSPDMFQLEPQLGALALSPKGSTSLDQALERPYQLLIQVKDMGDQASGHQSTATIDVSIVENTWVPLDPVHLAENLQVPYPHHIAQVHWSGGDVHYHLESQPPGPFDVHAEGELYVTGELDREAQAEYLLQVWAQNSRGENYTEPLELHVVVMDENDNAPVCPPRGPPISIPELSPPGTEVARLLMEDLDAPGSLNSHVVYLLLSPESEEGAEGRAFELNSTSGSVTLGPAPLQAGQNVLIQVLAIDRGGAEDGLSSTCEIAVMVTDINDHAPEFTTSQIEPVSLPEDAEPGTLVATLMATDADLEPAFRLMDFAIEAGDAGGNFGLDWEPDSGYVQLRLLKNLSYEAAPSHKLVVVVRSVAELVGPGPGPGATATVTVLVERVVPPPKLDQDSYEVSVPVSAPAGSFLLTIRPSDPTSRPLRFSLVNDSEGWFCIEEFSGEVHTARLLQGARPGDMYTILLEAQDADEPMLRTSATLTIHFLKAPYAPAPTLAPVPTRHLCTPRQDHGVVVSGSREDPGLASVHGPYSFALGPNPTVQRDWHLQALNGSHAYLTLGLHWVEPREHVVPVVVSHNAQMWQIQVRVIVCRCNVEGQCMRKVGRMKGMPTKMSAVGILVGTLIAIGIFLILIFTHLTLARKKELDQPVDSVPLKVAV, translated from the exons ATGGTCTGTGTGCACAGTTCTACACTGAGTGCTGGAAACACCAAG GCCCATCCTGACCATGGTCCCTGCCTGGCTGTGGCTGCTCTGCCTCTTCGTCCCCCAG GTCCCAGCACCCATGGCAGGAAGGTACAGCTTGGTGACATGGTGAGAACCCTCTCACAGGTTTTCCCTGAGGCCCAGCCCGCAGAGCTGTGTGTGGAAGTCCCAGAAAACTATGGTGGAAATTTCCCTTTGTACTTGACCAAG CTGCCGCTGCCCTGTGAGGAGGCTGAGGGCCAGCTTGTGCTGTCAGGAAACTCAAGCACAGCAGCTGAGGGCCCCTTTGCTGTGGATCCAGAGTCTGGCTTCCTGCTGCTGACCAGAGCCCTGGACCGAGAGGAACAGGCAGAGTACCAGCTACAG GTCACCCTGGAGGCTGAGGATGGACGTGTCCTGTGGGGCCCACAGTCTGTGCTTGTGCGTGTCAAGGATGAGAATGACCAGGTGCCCCATTTCTCCCAGGCCATCTACAAAGTTCGGCTGAGCCAGGGCACCAGGCCTG GTATCCCCTTCTTCTTCCTTGAGGCTTCAGATGGGGATGAGCCAGGCACAGCCAACTCAGATCTTCGATTCCACATCCTGAATCAGTCCCCAGCCGAGCCTTCCCCAGACATGTTCCAGCTGGAGCCTCAGCTGGGTGCTCTGGCCCTCAGCCCCAAGG GGAGCACCAGCCTAGACCAGGCTCTGGAGAGGCCCTATCAGCTGTTGATACAGGTCAAGGACATGGGTGACCAGGCTTCGGGCCACCAGTCTACTGCCACCATAGATGTCTCCATAGTAGAGAACACCTGGGTGCCCCTAGATCCTGTCCACCTGGCAGAGAATCTCCAAGTTCCATACCCACACCACATTGCTCAG GTACACTGGAGTGGAGGGGATGTGCATTATCACCTGGAGAGCCAGCCCCCTGGACCCTTTGATGTTCATGCGGAGGGGGAACTCTACGTGACCGGGGAGCTGGACCGAGAAGCCCAGGCTGAG TACCTGCTCCAGGTGTGGGCTCAGAATTCCCGTGGAGAGAACTACACAGAACCTCTGGAACTGCATGTGGTGGTCATGGATGAGAATGACAACGCACCTGTCTGTCCCCCACGTGGCCCCCCAATCAGCATCCCTGAGCTCAGCCCCCCAG GCACCGAGGTGGCTAGGCTTCTGATGGAGGACTTGGATGCCCCTGGTTCCCTCAATTCCCACGTTGTGTATCTGCTGCTGAGCCCTGAgtctgaggagggggcagaggggagagccTTTGAGCTGAACTCCACCTCGGGCAGTGTGACACTGGGGCCTGCCCCACTCCAAGCTGGACAGAACGTCTTGATTCAGGTGCTGGCCATTGACCGAGGAGGAGCAGAGGATG GCCTCAGCAGCACCTGTGAGATTGCTGTCATGGTCACGGACATCAATGACCACGCCCCTGAGTTCACCACTTCCCAG ATTGAGCCTGTAAGCCTCCCTGAGGACGCAGAGCCCGGGACTCTGGTGGCTACACTCATGGCCACTGATGCTGACCTTGAGCCTGCCTTCCGCCTCATGGACTTTGCCATTGAGGCTGGGGATGCGGGGGGGAACTTTGGCCTGGATTGGGAGCCAGACTCTGGGTATGTTCAGCTGCGACTCCTCAAG AACCTCAGCTACGAGGCAGCCCCAAGTCACAAGTTGGTAGTGGTGGTGCGGAGTGTGGCAGAGCTGGTGGGGCCAGGCCCAGGACCGGGAGCCACAGCCACCGTGACTGTACTGGTGGAAAGGGTGGTGCCACCCCCCAAGTTGGACCAGGACAGCTACGAGGTCAGTGTCCCAGTCAGTGCACCAGCTGGCTCCTTCCTGTTGACCATCCGGCCCTCAGACCCCACGAGCCGTCCCCTCAG gttCTCCCTGGTCAATGACTCAGAGGGCTGGTTCTGCATCGAGGAGTTCTCCGGGGAGGTGCACACAGCCCGGCTCCTACAGGGTGCCCGGCCTGGGGACATGTACACAATACTCCTGGAGGCCCAGGATGCAG ATGAACCAATGCTGAGAACCTCTGCGACCCTCACGATCCACTTCCTGAAGGCCCCTTATGCCCCTGCCCCGACTCTGGCCCCTGTGCCCACCCGACACCTCTGCACACCCCGCCAGGACCATGGTGTGGTTGTTAGTGGATCCAGAGAGGACCCTGGCCTGGCCAGTGTGCACGGTCCCTACAGCTTTGCTCTTGGTCCCAACCCCACGGTGCAGCGGGATTGGCACCTTCAGGCTCTCAATG GGTCCCATGCCTACCTCACCCTGGGCCTTCATTGGGTGGAGCCACGCGAACACGTAGTCCCCGTGGTTGTCAGCCACAATGCCCAGATGTGGCAGATCCAGGTCCGAG TGATCGTGTGTCGCTGCAACGTGGAGGGGCAATGTATGCGCAAGGTGGGCCGCATGAAGGGCATGCCCACGAAAATGTCGGCGGTGGGCATCCTCGTGGGCACCCTGATAGCAATAG GCATCTTCCTCATCCTCATCTTCACCCACTTGACCCTCGCGAGGAAGAAGGAGCTAGATCAGCCAGTGGATAGTGTACCCCTGAAGGTGGCAGTTTGA
- the CES2 gene encoding LOW QUALITY PROTEIN: cocaine esterase (The sequence of the model RefSeq protein was modified relative to this genomic sequence to represent the inferred CDS: deleted 2 bases in 1 codon; substituted 1 base at 1 genomic stop codon), producing the protein MPLDRLRLWLSAVTFGFLLLVPGQGQDSTSPVRMTHTGQVRGSLVHMKNTDVRVHTFLGIPFAKPPLGPLQFVPPEPPESWSGVKDGTSHPAMCLQDTASMNAMFVKVLNMTLPSTSMSEDCLYLNIFTPAHTHEGSNRPVMVWIHGGLLVMGMASMYDGSALAAFEDVIVVVTQYRLGVLGFFSTGDIHATGNWGYLDQVAALHWVXQNIANFGGDPGHVTIFGQSAGGISVSSHVVSPMSQGLFHRAIMESGVALLPSFITSSYDVVSAIVVNLSACGQVDSEALMNCLRGKSEEEILAINKAFKIIPGLVDGIFLPRHPQELLASADFQPVPSIIGVNNDEYGWIIPSDLIKYGTQTEMNRETVKAVLQKASTMLMLSPEMGDLLMEEYIGDSEDPLTLQTQFHEMMEDYLFVIPALQVANFQRSHAPVYFYEFQHQPSFSKDIKPSYVKADHGDEVLFVFGNPFQGRYVKMTEEELLLSRKMMKYWANFARNGNPNSEGLPHWPLFDQEEQYLQLDMQPVVGRTLKAHRLQFWTKTLPEKMQELMEAKEKHTEL; encoded by the exons ATGCCACTGGACAGACTTCGCTTGTGGCTGAGCGCCGTGACCTTCGGGTTCCTGCTTCTCGTTCCGGGCCAGG GCCAGGACTCTACCAGCCCTGTCCGGATGACACACACAGGGCAAGTGCGAGGGAGTCTCGTCCACATGAAGAACACTGATGTGAGGGTCCACACCTTCCTGGGAATTCCCTTTGCCAAGCCACCTCTGGGGCCTCTGCAATTTGTGCCCCCTGAGCCCCCAGAATCTTGGAGTGGTGTAAAGGATGGGACCTCCCACCCGGCCAT GTGTCTGCAGGATACGGCTAGCATGAATGCAATGTTTGTGAAAGTATTGAATATGACCCTGCCTTCCACCTCCATGTCTGAAGACTGCCTGTACCTCAACATCTTCACACCTGCCCATACCCACGAGGGCTCCAACCGGCCT GTGATGGTGTGGATCCATGGTGGCTTGCTTGTGATGGGCATGGCTTCCATGTATGATGGGTCTGCACTGGCAGCCTTCGAGGACGTCATAGTGGTCGTTACCCAGTACCGCCTGGGTGTGCTGGGCTTCTTCAG CACTGGAGACATACATGCAACTGGCAACTGGGGCTACCTGGATCAAGTGGCTGCACTACACTGGGTCTAGCAGAATATCGCCAACTTTGGAGGTGACCCTGGCCATGTCACTATTTTTGGCCAGTCTGCAGGTGGCATAAGTGTGTCTTCACATGTCGTGTCCCCCATGTCTCAAGGACTCTTCCACCGTGCCATCATGGAGAGCGGTGTGGCCCTACTGCCCAGCTTCATCACCAGCTCATATGATGTGGTCTCTGCA ATAGTGGTCAACCTGTCTGCCTGTGGCCAGGTTGACTCAGAGGCCCTGATGAACTGCCTGCGGGGCAAGAGTGAAGAGGAGATTCTGGCCATCAACAAG GCCTTCAAGATCATCCCTGGCCTGGTGGATGGGATTTTCCTGCCCAGGCACCCCCAGGAGCTTCTGGCCTCTGCTGACTTTCAACCTGTCCCCAGCATCATTGGTGTCAACAACGATGAGTACGGCTGGATCATCCCCTCG GATTTGATCAAATATGGTACCCAGACGGAAATGAACAGAGAGACCGTGAAGGCTGTTTTGCAGAAAGCATCAACAATGTTA ATGTTGTCTCCTGAGATGGGTGACCTGTTGATGGAGGAGTACATAGGAGACAGTGAGGACCCCCTGACCCTCCAAACCCAGTTCCATGAGATGATGGAAGACTACCTCTTTGTGATCCCTGCACTCCAAGTAGCAAACTTTCAGC GTTCCCATGCCCCTGTCTACTTCTACGAGTTCCAGCATCAACCCAGCTTCTCCAAGGACATCAAGCCAAGCTATGTGAAAGCAGACCATGGAGATGaggttctctttgtctttggaaaCCCTTTCCAGGGCCGCTATG TCAAAATGACTGAGGAGGAGCTGCTGCTGAGCAGGAAGATGATGAAGTACTGGGCCAACTTTGCTCGAAATGG GAACCCCAACAGCGAGGGTCTGCCCCACTGGCCCCTGTTTGACCAGGAG GAGCAATACCTGCAGCTGGACATGCAGCCTGTAGTGGGCCGGACCCTGAAGGCCCACAGGCTCCAGTTCTGGACAAAGACCCTACCTGAGAAGATGCAGGAGCTAATGGAGGCCAAGGAGAAGCACACAGAACTGTAG
- the CDH16 gene encoding cadherin-16 isoform X3: MVCVHSSTLSAGNTKAHPDHGPCLAVAALPLRPPGPSTHGRKVQLGDMVRTLSQVFPEAQPAELCVEVPENYGGNFPLYLTKLPLPCEEAEGQLVLSGNSSTAAEGPFAVDPESGFLLLTRALDREEQAEYQLQVTLEAEDGRVLWGPQSVLVRVKDENDQVPHFSQAIYKVRLSQGTRPGSTSLDQALERPYQLLIQVKDMGDQASGHQSTATIDVSIVENTWVPLDPVHLAENLQVPYPHHIAQVHWSGGDVHYHLESQPPGPFDVHAEGELYVTGELDREAQAEYLLQVWAQNSRGENYTEPLELHVVVMDENDNAPVCPPRGPPISIPELSPPGTEVARLLMEDLDAPGSLNSHVVYLLLSPESEEGAEGRAFELNSTSGSVTLGPAPLQAGQNVLIQVLAIDRGGAEDGLSSTCEIAVMVTDINDHAPEFTTSQIEPVSLPEDAEPGTLVATLMATDADLEPAFRLMDFAIEAGDAGGNFGLDWEPDSGYVQLRLLKNLSYEAAPSHKLVVVVRSVAELVGPGPGPGATATVTVLVERVVPPPKLDQDSYEVSVPVSAPAGSFLLTIRPSDPTSRPLRFSLVNDSEGWFCIEEFSGEVHTARLLQGARPGDMYTILLEAQDADEPMLRTSATLTIHFLKAPYAPAPTLAPVPTRHLCTPRQDHGVVVSGSREDPGLASVHGPYSFALGPNPTVQRDWHLQALNGSHAYLTLGLHWVEPREHVVPVVVSHNAQMWQIQVRVIVCRCNVEGQCMRKVGRMKGMPTKMSAVGILVGTLIAIGIFLILIFTHLTLARKKELDQPVDSVPLKVAV, encoded by the exons ATGGTCTGTGTGCACAGTTCTACACTGAGTGCTGGAAACACCAAG GCCCATCCTGACCATGGTCCCTGCCTGGCTGTGGCTGCTCTGCCTCTTCGTCCCCCAG GTCCCAGCACCCATGGCAGGAAGGTACAGCTTGGTGACATGGTGAGAACCCTCTCACAGGTTTTCCCTGAGGCCCAGCCCGCAGAGCTGTGTGTGGAAGTCCCAGAAAACTATGGTGGAAATTTCCCTTTGTACTTGACCAAG CTGCCGCTGCCCTGTGAGGAGGCTGAGGGCCAGCTTGTGCTGTCAGGAAACTCAAGCACAGCAGCTGAGGGCCCCTTTGCTGTGGATCCAGAGTCTGGCTTCCTGCTGCTGACCAGAGCCCTGGACCGAGAGGAACAGGCAGAGTACCAGCTACAG GTCACCCTGGAGGCTGAGGATGGACGTGTCCTGTGGGGCCCACAGTCTGTGCTTGTGCGTGTCAAGGATGAGAATGACCAGGTGCCCCATTTCTCCCAGGCCATCTACAAAGTTCGGCTGAGCCAGGGCACCAGGCCTG GGAGCACCAGCCTAGACCAGGCTCTGGAGAGGCCCTATCAGCTGTTGATACAGGTCAAGGACATGGGTGACCAGGCTTCGGGCCACCAGTCTACTGCCACCATAGATGTCTCCATAGTAGAGAACACCTGGGTGCCCCTAGATCCTGTCCACCTGGCAGAGAATCTCCAAGTTCCATACCCACACCACATTGCTCAG GTACACTGGAGTGGAGGGGATGTGCATTATCACCTGGAGAGCCAGCCCCCTGGACCCTTTGATGTTCATGCGGAGGGGGAACTCTACGTGACCGGGGAGCTGGACCGAGAAGCCCAGGCTGAG TACCTGCTCCAGGTGTGGGCTCAGAATTCCCGTGGAGAGAACTACACAGAACCTCTGGAACTGCATGTGGTGGTCATGGATGAGAATGACAACGCACCTGTCTGTCCCCCACGTGGCCCCCCAATCAGCATCCCTGAGCTCAGCCCCCCAG GCACCGAGGTGGCTAGGCTTCTGATGGAGGACTTGGATGCCCCTGGTTCCCTCAATTCCCACGTTGTGTATCTGCTGCTGAGCCCTGAgtctgaggagggggcagaggggagagccTTTGAGCTGAACTCCACCTCGGGCAGTGTGACACTGGGGCCTGCCCCACTCCAAGCTGGACAGAACGTCTTGATTCAGGTGCTGGCCATTGACCGAGGAGGAGCAGAGGATG GCCTCAGCAGCACCTGTGAGATTGCTGTCATGGTCACGGACATCAATGACCACGCCCCTGAGTTCACCACTTCCCAG ATTGAGCCTGTAAGCCTCCCTGAGGACGCAGAGCCCGGGACTCTGGTGGCTACACTCATGGCCACTGATGCTGACCTTGAGCCTGCCTTCCGCCTCATGGACTTTGCCATTGAGGCTGGGGATGCGGGGGGGAACTTTGGCCTGGATTGGGAGCCAGACTCTGGGTATGTTCAGCTGCGACTCCTCAAG AACCTCAGCTACGAGGCAGCCCCAAGTCACAAGTTGGTAGTGGTGGTGCGGAGTGTGGCAGAGCTGGTGGGGCCAGGCCCAGGACCGGGAGCCACAGCCACCGTGACTGTACTGGTGGAAAGGGTGGTGCCACCCCCCAAGTTGGACCAGGACAGCTACGAGGTCAGTGTCCCAGTCAGTGCACCAGCTGGCTCCTTCCTGTTGACCATCCGGCCCTCAGACCCCACGAGCCGTCCCCTCAG gttCTCCCTGGTCAATGACTCAGAGGGCTGGTTCTGCATCGAGGAGTTCTCCGGGGAGGTGCACACAGCCCGGCTCCTACAGGGTGCCCGGCCTGGGGACATGTACACAATACTCCTGGAGGCCCAGGATGCAG ATGAACCAATGCTGAGAACCTCTGCGACCCTCACGATCCACTTCCTGAAGGCCCCTTATGCCCCTGCCCCGACTCTGGCCCCTGTGCCCACCCGACACCTCTGCACACCCCGCCAGGACCATGGTGTGGTTGTTAGTGGATCCAGAGAGGACCCTGGCCTGGCCAGTGTGCACGGTCCCTACAGCTTTGCTCTTGGTCCCAACCCCACGGTGCAGCGGGATTGGCACCTTCAGGCTCTCAATG GGTCCCATGCCTACCTCACCCTGGGCCTTCATTGGGTGGAGCCACGCGAACACGTAGTCCCCGTGGTTGTCAGCCACAATGCCCAGATGTGGCAGATCCAGGTCCGAG TGATCGTGTGTCGCTGCAACGTGGAGGGGCAATGTATGCGCAAGGTGGGCCGCATGAAGGGCATGCCCACGAAAATGTCGGCGGTGGGCATCCTCGTGGGCACCCTGATAGCAATAG GCATCTTCCTCATCCTCATCTTCACCCACTTGACCCTCGCGAGGAAGAAGGAGCTAGATCAGCCAGTGGATAGTGTACCCCTGAAGGTGGCAGTTTGA
- the RRAD gene encoding GTP-binding protein RAD, whose protein sequence is MTLNGGGSGAGGSRGGGRERERRRGSTPWGPAPPLHRRSMPVDERDLQAALTPGALTTAEAGTGAQGPRVDWPEGSSDSLSSGGSDSDESVYKVLLLGAPGVGKSALARIFGGVEDGPEAEAAGHTYDRSIMVDGEEASLMVYDIWEQDGGRWLPSHCMAMGDAYVIVYSVTDKGSFEKASELRVQLRRVRQTDDVPIILVGNKSDLVRSREVSLDEGRACAVVFDCKFIETSAALHHNVQALFEGVVRQIRLRRDSKEANARRQAGTRRRESLGKKAKRFLGRIVARNSRKMALRAKSKSCHDLSVL, encoded by the exons ATGACTCTGAACGGCGGCGGAAGCGGAGCGGGAGGGAGCCGTGGCGGGGGCCGCGAGCGCGAACGCCGTCGGGGCAGCACACCCTGGGGCCCCGCGCCCCCTCTGCACCGCCGAAGCATGCCGGTGGACGAGCGCGATCTGCAGGCAGCGCTGACTCCGGGAGCTCTAACAACGGCGGAGGCCGGAACAGGGGCCCAGGGTCCGAGGGTGGACTGGCCCGAGGGCTCCTCCGACTCTCTCAGCTCCGGAGGCAGCGACTCAGACGAGAGCGTTTACAAGGTGTTGCTGCTGGGCGCGCCTGGCGTCGGCAAAAGCGCTCTGGCGCGCATTTTCGGTGGTGTAGAGGATGGCCCTGAAGCAGAGGCCGCAG GGCACACATATGATCGCTCCATCATGGTCGACGGAGAAGAAGCATCACTCATGGTCTATGACATTTGGGAGCAG GATGGGGGCCGCTGGCTCCCCAGCCACTGCATGGCCATGGGTGATGCATATGTCATCGTGTACTCGGTGACAGACAAGGGCAGCTTCGAGAAGGCCTCAGAGCTTCGGGTCCAGCTGCGGCGGGTGCGGCAGACAGATGACGTGCCCATCATCCTAGTGGGCAACAAGAGCGACCTTGTGCGTTCTCGTGAGGTCTCCTTGGATG AGGGCCGGGCCTGCGCCGTGGTCTTCGACTGCAAGTTCATTGAGACGTCGGCTGCACTGCACCACAATGTCCAGGCGCTGTTCGAAGGTGTCGTTCGCCAGATCCGCCTGCGCAGGGACAGCAAAGAGGCCAACGCACGTCGGCAAGCCGGTACCCGGCGGCGAGAGAGCCTCGGCAAAAAGGCGAAGCGCTTCCTGGGCCGCATCGTCGCGAGAAACAGCCGCAAAATGGCCTTGCGCGCCAAGTCCAAGTCCTGCCATGACCTCTCCGTGCTCTAG
- the CIAO2B gene encoding cytosolic iron-sulfur assembly component 2B, translating to MVGGSGMGGGLLENANPLIYERSGERPVTAGEEDEQVPDSIDAREIFDLIRCINDPEHPLTLEELNVVEQVRVQVSDPESTVAVAFTPTIPHCSMATLIGLSIKVKLLRSLPQRFKMDVHITPGTHASEHAVNKQLADKERVAAALENTHLLEVVNQCLSARS from the exons ATGGTGGGCGGCAGTGGGATGGGGGGCGGCCTCTTGGAGAACGCTAACCCCCTCATCTACGAGCGCTCTGGGGAGCGGCCAGTGACCGCGGGCGAGGAGGACGAGCAGGTTCCAGACAGCATCGACGCCCGCGAGATCTTCG ATCTGATTCGCTGCATCAATGACCCGGAGCATCCACTTACGCTAGAAGAATTGAACGTAGTAGAGCAAGTCCGGGTTCAG GTGAGCGACCCCGAGAGCACAGTGGCCGTGGCCTTCACACCCACCATTCCACACTGCAGTATGGCCACCCTTATTGGCCTGTCCATCAAAGTCAAGCTTCTGCGATCCCTTCCCCAGCGTTTTAAG ATGGATGTGCACATAACACCAGGGACCCATGCCTCGGAGCATGCAG TGAACAAGCAGCTTGCAGATAAAGAGCGGGTGGCAGCTGCCCTGGAGAACACCCACCTGCTGGAGGTTGTGAACCAGTGCCTGTCAGCCCGCTCCTGA
- the CDH16 gene encoding cadherin-16 isoform X2, with protein MVPAWLWLLCLFVPQVFPEAQPAELCVEVPENYGGNFPLYLTKLPLPCEEAEGQLVLSGNSSTAAEGPFAVDPESGFLLLTRALDREEQAEYQLQVTLEAEDGRVLWGPQSVLVRVKDENDQVPHFSQAIYKVRLSQGTRPGIPFFFLEASDGDEPGTANSDLRFHILNQSPAEPSPDMFQLEPQLGALALSPKGSTSLDQALERPYQLLIQVKDMGDQASGHQSTATIDVSIVENTWVPLDPVHLAENLQVPYPHHIAQVHWSGGDVHYHLESQPPGPFDVHAEGELYVTGELDREAQAEYLLQVWAQNSRGENYTEPLELHVVVMDENDNAPVCPPRGPPISIPELSPPGTEVARLLMEDLDAPGSLNSHVVYLLLSPESEEGAEGRAFELNSTSGSVTLGPAPLQAGQNVLIQVLAIDRGGAEDGLSSTCEIAVMVTDINDHAPEFTTSQIEPVSLPEDAEPGTLVATLMATDADLEPAFRLMDFAIEAGDAGGNFGLDWEPDSGYVQLRLLKNLSYEAAPSHKLVVVVRSVAELVGPGPGPGATATVTVLVERVVPPPKLDQDSYEVSVPVSAPAGSFLLTIRPSDPTSRPLRFSLVNDSEGWFCIEEFSGEVHTARLLQGARPGDMYTILLEAQDADEPMLRTSATLTIHFLKAPYAPAPTLAPVPTRHLCTPRQDHGVVVSGSREDPGLASVHGPYSFALGPNPTVQRDWHLQALNGSHAYLTLGLHWVEPREHVVPVVVSHNAQMWQIQVRVIVCRCNVEGQCMRKVGRMKGMPTKMSAVGILVGTLIAIGIFLILIFTHLTLARKKELDQPVDSVPLKVAV; from the exons ATGGTCCCTGCCTGGCTGTGGCTGCTCTGCCTCTTCGTCCCCCAG GTTTTCCCTGAGGCCCAGCCCGCAGAGCTGTGTGTGGAAGTCCCAGAAAACTATGGTGGAAATTTCCCTTTGTACTTGACCAAG CTGCCGCTGCCCTGTGAGGAGGCTGAGGGCCAGCTTGTGCTGTCAGGAAACTCAAGCACAGCAGCTGAGGGCCCCTTTGCTGTGGATCCAGAGTCTGGCTTCCTGCTGCTGACCAGAGCCCTGGACCGAGAGGAACAGGCAGAGTACCAGCTACAG GTCACCCTGGAGGCTGAGGATGGACGTGTCCTGTGGGGCCCACAGTCTGTGCTTGTGCGTGTCAAGGATGAGAATGACCAGGTGCCCCATTTCTCCCAGGCCATCTACAAAGTTCGGCTGAGCCAGGGCACCAGGCCTG GTATCCCCTTCTTCTTCCTTGAGGCTTCAGATGGGGATGAGCCAGGCACAGCCAACTCAGATCTTCGATTCCACATCCTGAATCAGTCCCCAGCCGAGCCTTCCCCAGACATGTTCCAGCTGGAGCCTCAGCTGGGTGCTCTGGCCCTCAGCCCCAAGG GGAGCACCAGCCTAGACCAGGCTCTGGAGAGGCCCTATCAGCTGTTGATACAGGTCAAGGACATGGGTGACCAGGCTTCGGGCCACCAGTCTACTGCCACCATAGATGTCTCCATAGTAGAGAACACCTGGGTGCCCCTAGATCCTGTCCACCTGGCAGAGAATCTCCAAGTTCCATACCCACACCACATTGCTCAG GTACACTGGAGTGGAGGGGATGTGCATTATCACCTGGAGAGCCAGCCCCCTGGACCCTTTGATGTTCATGCGGAGGGGGAACTCTACGTGACCGGGGAGCTGGACCGAGAAGCCCAGGCTGAG TACCTGCTCCAGGTGTGGGCTCAGAATTCCCGTGGAGAGAACTACACAGAACCTCTGGAACTGCATGTGGTGGTCATGGATGAGAATGACAACGCACCTGTCTGTCCCCCACGTGGCCCCCCAATCAGCATCCCTGAGCTCAGCCCCCCAG GCACCGAGGTGGCTAGGCTTCTGATGGAGGACTTGGATGCCCCTGGTTCCCTCAATTCCCACGTTGTGTATCTGCTGCTGAGCCCTGAgtctgaggagggggcagaggggagagccTTTGAGCTGAACTCCACCTCGGGCAGTGTGACACTGGGGCCTGCCCCACTCCAAGCTGGACAGAACGTCTTGATTCAGGTGCTGGCCATTGACCGAGGAGGAGCAGAGGATG GCCTCAGCAGCACCTGTGAGATTGCTGTCATGGTCACGGACATCAATGACCACGCCCCTGAGTTCACCACTTCCCAG ATTGAGCCTGTAAGCCTCCCTGAGGACGCAGAGCCCGGGACTCTGGTGGCTACACTCATGGCCACTGATGCTGACCTTGAGCCTGCCTTCCGCCTCATGGACTTTGCCATTGAGGCTGGGGATGCGGGGGGGAACTTTGGCCTGGATTGGGAGCCAGACTCTGGGTATGTTCAGCTGCGACTCCTCAAG AACCTCAGCTACGAGGCAGCCCCAAGTCACAAGTTGGTAGTGGTGGTGCGGAGTGTGGCAGAGCTGGTGGGGCCAGGCCCAGGACCGGGAGCCACAGCCACCGTGACTGTACTGGTGGAAAGGGTGGTGCCACCCCCCAAGTTGGACCAGGACAGCTACGAGGTCAGTGTCCCAGTCAGTGCACCAGCTGGCTCCTTCCTGTTGACCATCCGGCCCTCAGACCCCACGAGCCGTCCCCTCAG gttCTCCCTGGTCAATGACTCAGAGGGCTGGTTCTGCATCGAGGAGTTCTCCGGGGAGGTGCACACAGCCCGGCTCCTACAGGGTGCCCGGCCTGGGGACATGTACACAATACTCCTGGAGGCCCAGGATGCAG ATGAACCAATGCTGAGAACCTCTGCGACCCTCACGATCCACTTCCTGAAGGCCCCTTATGCCCCTGCCCCGACTCTGGCCCCTGTGCCCACCCGACACCTCTGCACACCCCGCCAGGACCATGGTGTGGTTGTTAGTGGATCCAGAGAGGACCCTGGCCTGGCCAGTGTGCACGGTCCCTACAGCTTTGCTCTTGGTCCCAACCCCACGGTGCAGCGGGATTGGCACCTTCAGGCTCTCAATG GGTCCCATGCCTACCTCACCCTGGGCCTTCATTGGGTGGAGCCACGCGAACACGTAGTCCCCGTGGTTGTCAGCCACAATGCCCAGATGTGGCAGATCCAGGTCCGAG TGATCGTGTGTCGCTGCAACGTGGAGGGGCAATGTATGCGCAAGGTGGGCCGCATGAAGGGCATGCCCACGAAAATGTCGGCGGTGGGCATCCTCGTGGGCACCCTGATAGCAATAG GCATCTTCCTCATCCTCATCTTCACCCACTTGACCCTCGCGAGGAAGAAGGAGCTAGATCAGCCAGTGGATAGTGTACCCCTGAAGGTGGCAGTTTGA